The window TGCCGGAATCCATCGACAAGGCGATAGAGACCGCCCGTCCGAATTCGCTTGTCGGCCCAATAAAAACCGACCTCGGCTGGCATGTGCTTGAAGTCCTTGAGCGCCGTCCCTCAAAGCAGCTCACATTTGAAGAGGCTAAAGATGAGATCGTGCAGCGTCTGCAGATGAGCTACATCGCGAAGGAACTTGAAGATCTCAGAAAAAAAGTGAAAATCGAGATCAACGAAAAGGCCCTTGAGAACCTCGGCGGTATTCCAGCGGCTCCCGCGGCCAAGACGCCGGAGGCTCCAGCGGAAGATAAGCCAGCGGACAACGCGGCTAAATAACGTCAGCATATATAGAAACTTAGAAGGGGCCGGCGATCTTAACGGTTGCCGGCCCCTTTTTACGAATATATTACCGATTTACCCTCTTCATTATCAGTTACAATATACAGGGCGCGAATAATTTTGCAGAGGAAGATTTATTATGGATGCTATTACCGGCTATCACAAACAATTTCTTGAATACAGAGGCGAAATGTTCCTCGAACTTCTTCTGAAGGATATGGCGACGATACTTTTTATCCTCTTTATCCTCCTAGTATGGTATCTTATCGATAAAGCCATACCATATCTTATGATGCATATCTTCCAGGTCGCCGGTGAGCGCACGCGGAATACCGTCTACAAGGACGATGAAATTCGACGCGCCTGGCTGATGTACCGCATGTCCACACTGCGGCAGCTAACGACCCAGATGCTGCGCGTGCTGCTCGCCACGGTGATGTGCTTTGTCGTCCTTAACGCCATCGGCATAAATATAAAACCCATCCTCGCCGGTATCGGTATCGCCGGATTGGGCATATCGCTCGCCGCGCAGAACCTCATCCGCGACTTCATCAACGGCGTGCTGATAATCGTGGAAGACCAATACAATGTAAACGACTGGATACAGATAGGGAACTACCAGGGTACCGTCGAGCACTTCACTTTGCGCCTTACGCGCCTGCGCAGCCTTGAGGGGAACCTCATCATAATCCCCAACAGCACCATTCAGGACGTCATAAATTACACGAAAGACTGGTCCTACACCGCCATTTACGTGACGATCCCCTACGAGGGCGATTATGACGCGGCGAAGAAAATACTGATGGAGCTTGCCGATGAGACCGTCAAACAGGGAGATCCGAAAATATTCCCCGACCCGGTATTCAACGGCATCACCGAGTACGCGCAGAACGGGATCAAATTCCGCTGCTTCATAAAGACGGCCCCCGGCTACCAGTGGCGGGTGGGGTACAGATTCCGCGAAGAGCTGCACAAGCGCTACACGGATGCGGGAATCAAATTCGCCTACCCGGCGGTCAGCAACTACCTTGAATCTTCCGATCCCGCCGTTCTCGCGGAGATCGCTAAATCACAGGAGCTGCGCTCCGCGCAGAAACCTCCTGAAACGGGGAATCAGCGGCAGGGAAATTGAAAATATCCCGGCTGACGGAAGCTCCGGCTGGGGCAGCCGCACTGAAACGCTAAAAAAGCCGGAGATAAATACAGAGACGATAAACGGCGGTTTAGCACAGGTTTTTGGCTCCCTCTCTGAGGGAGCTCCA is drawn from Cloacibacillus sp. and contains these coding sequences:
- a CDS encoding mechanosensitive ion channel family protein, which gives rise to MDAITGYHKQFLEYRGEMFLELLLKDMATILFILFILLVWYLIDKAIPYLMMHIFQVAGERTRNTVYKDDEIRRAWLMYRMSTLRQLTTQMLRVLLATVMCFVVLNAIGINIKPILAGIGIAGLGISLAAQNLIRDFINGVLIIVEDQYNVNDWIQIGNYQGTVEHFTLRLTRLRSLEGNLIIIPNSTIQDVINYTKDWSYTAIYVTIPYEGDYDAAKKILMELADETVKQGDPKIFPDPVFNGITEYAQNGIKFRCFIKTAPGYQWRVGYRFREELHKRYTDAGIKFAYPAVSNYLESSDPAVLAEIAKSQELRSAQKPPETGNQRQGN